One region of Bactrocera neohumeralis isolate Rockhampton chromosome 5, APGP_CSIRO_Bneo_wtdbg2-racon-allhic-juicebox.fasta_v2, whole genome shotgun sequence genomic DNA includes:
- the LOC126758159 gene encoding uncharacterized protein LOC126758159 isoform X1, which produces MVFEKLLKCLLLITAVLLLPAHAFWWASPTAAPTTRSDCSSESPRVLKEIPLTYFRSYTYQPIAGNPFAAFPYYHHAASPLPSPLLAGPARYEHGTYLHGSAYPVSVAVPHPQQQQQQSMLPQMYQLPQAPVLHAKPLPSPTTTTSTTSTEPPTTTSTTTTTTTTTTTPPPPSTTTVGSSTSTIQSVSHPSESQQQPQPQPQPHPYPYPTYNRRAYMGYNPHSYRPSYPYPDYTVYKTAPATRYNSQGGQIQFVPCMCPVSVGASGSVQHATLSAEGRTTSDEEDDLMLLARADELNLPVEMSVITERAAQETTEAVKPQSDTEVTAKAEAETEITENLGPKASEAVAEQLSTNKVDEQSRDVVELGSTRQQNGA; this is translated from the exons ACTGCGGCCCCCACAAC ACGTTCTGATTGTTCCAGCGAATCGCCGCGAGTGCTTAAAGAGATACCGCTCACTTACTTCCGCAGCTACACCTACCAGCCGATCGCCGGCAATCCTTTCGCAGCCTTCCCCTACTATCACCACGCGGCGAGTCCACTGCCGTCACCGTTGCTTGCGGGTCCTGCGCGTTACGAGCATGGCACCTACCTGCATGGCAGCGCATATCCAGTGAGCGTCGCAGTTCCGCatccgcagcagcagcagcaacagtcaATGCTGCCGCAAATGTATCAGCTGCCACAGGCGCCTGTGTTGCACGCGAAGCCGCTGCCGAGTCCAACAACTACCACCAGTACCACCAGCACTGAGCCACCTACGACCACCAGCACCACCACTACTACAACAACGACGACCACAACACCGCCACCACCTTCAACGACGACCGTGGGCAGCAGCACAAGCACAATCCAGTCCGTTTCGCACCCGAGTGAATCGCAGCAACAGCcgcaacctcaacctcaaccacACCCATACCCATATCCCACCTACAATCGGCGTGCCTATATGGGTTACAATCCGCACTCCTACCGGCCGTCCTATCCCTATCCGGACTACACTGTTTATAAGACCGCGCCAGCGACGCGCTACAATAGTCAGGGGGGACAAATCCAATTTGTGCCCTGCATGTGTCCGGTTAGTGTGGGCGCATCGGGTTCGGTGCAGCACGCCACGTTGTCGGCGGAGGGACGCACCACCAGCGACGAGGAAGATGATTTAATGCTGTTGGCGCGCGCTGATGAACTGAATTTGCCTGTGGAGATGAGTGTGATCACTGAGAGAGCGGCGCAGGAAACGACTGAAGCGGTTAAGCCCCAAAGCGACACTGAAGTAACAGCGAAGGCTGAAGCGGAGACTGAAATAACGGAGAATTTGGGGCCAAAAGCGTCGGAGGCTGTAGCTGAGCAATTGAGTACGAATAAGGTGGACGAGCAGTCACGTGATGTTGTGGAACTGGGGAGCACTAGGCAGCAAAATGGCgcgtaa
- the LOC126758159 gene encoding uncharacterized protein LOC126758159 isoform X2: protein MVFEKLLKCLLLITAVLLLPAHAFWWASPTAAPTTESPRVLKEIPLTYFRSYTYQPIAGNPFAAFPYYHHAASPLPSPLLAGPARYEHGTYLHGSAYPVSVAVPHPQQQQQQSMLPQMYQLPQAPVLHAKPLPSPTTTTSTTSTEPPTTTSTTTTTTTTTTTPPPPSTTTVGSSTSTIQSVSHPSESQQQPQPQPQPHPYPYPTYNRRAYMGYNPHSYRPSYPYPDYTVYKTAPATRYNSQGGQIQFVPCMCPVSVGASGSVQHATLSAEGRTTSDEEDDLMLLARADELNLPVEMSVITERAAQETTEAVKPQSDTEVTAKAEAETEITENLGPKASEAVAEQLSTNKVDEQSRDVVELGSTRQQNGA, encoded by the exons ACTGCGGCCCCCACAAC CGAATCGCCGCGAGTGCTTAAAGAGATACCGCTCACTTACTTCCGCAGCTACACCTACCAGCCGATCGCCGGCAATCCTTTCGCAGCCTTCCCCTACTATCACCACGCGGCGAGTCCACTGCCGTCACCGTTGCTTGCGGGTCCTGCGCGTTACGAGCATGGCACCTACCTGCATGGCAGCGCATATCCAGTGAGCGTCGCAGTTCCGCatccgcagcagcagcagcaacagtcaATGCTGCCGCAAATGTATCAGCTGCCACAGGCGCCTGTGTTGCACGCGAAGCCGCTGCCGAGTCCAACAACTACCACCAGTACCACCAGCACTGAGCCACCTACGACCACCAGCACCACCACTACTACAACAACGACGACCACAACACCGCCACCACCTTCAACGACGACCGTGGGCAGCAGCACAAGCACAATCCAGTCCGTTTCGCACCCGAGTGAATCGCAGCAACAGCcgcaacctcaacctcaaccacACCCATACCCATATCCCACCTACAATCGGCGTGCCTATATGGGTTACAATCCGCACTCCTACCGGCCGTCCTATCCCTATCCGGACTACACTGTTTATAAGACCGCGCCAGCGACGCGCTACAATAGTCAGGGGGGACAAATCCAATTTGTGCCCTGCATGTGTCCGGTTAGTGTGGGCGCATCGGGTTCGGTGCAGCACGCCACGTTGTCGGCGGAGGGACGCACCACCAGCGACGAGGAAGATGATTTAATGCTGTTGGCGCGCGCTGATGAACTGAATTTGCCTGTGGAGATGAGTGTGATCACTGAGAGAGCGGCGCAGGAAACGACTGAAGCGGTTAAGCCCCAAAGCGACACTGAAGTAACAGCGAAGGCTGAAGCGGAGACTGAAATAACGGAGAATTTGGGGCCAAAAGCGTCGGAGGCTGTAGCTGAGCAATTGAGTACGAATAAGGTGGACGAGCAGTCACGTGATGTTGTGGAACTGGGGAGCACTAGGCAGCAAAATGGCgcgtaa